TCTTCAAGTTGGGTTAATTCCTTAACGCGTTCTTTTTTTACTCGCATAAGACGAATCATCTTCATGTCGAGCTCTTGAATATCTAAGATTTTCTTGAGTTCTTCTAATAACATGGGTATCTCTTTTGGGTAGCTTTAAAGCAGAGGTTATATAAGCGTACTTATAGGCTAATAGGTTATATGTTTTCTCTAATATCTCGCAAGTGTAAAAAATATAAAGATAAATTTTGAGATTGCTAGAGGTATTTTGTTCCTGGTGTAAAAAGTATTAAAATCACCAAAAGAATAGTTAAGAAAATTTTTTGATAGGAATTTTATGGCTTTTAAATTCGAAATTTTTGGCCGAATGTCTCCTTGTGGAGATATTTTCTATCAATACAAAAGGTAATTTAATTCGATTATTTATATTTTCTTTCTTTGAAATAGATTGCTCTCAGATTGGGATTCCCTCTTTTGGCTAAATGTGATAAAAACAAGGTCGTATTATGGTAAGCTTAGGAGGATAGATGTCTTATTTAGAAAACTATTTTAATAGAGTTCCTCATGAGCTAAGAAAAAGCAGCGCCATTGCTTTTATGGCTGCTTTTGATCATTTGAAGACAAATAATCCCTTTATTGTAGAAAAAATGATTCAAGAGCTTCAGGATCAGCGTTGTTTTTTAAAACTAATTGCCTCTGAAAACTACTGTTCTGAATCTGTGCAATTATCTATGGGAAACTGGCTGACGGATAAATACGCAGAAGGATATCCCTACCATCGATTTTATGCAGGGTGTGACAATATTGATGCTATTGAGGCTGCTTGTGTGAATGAAGCAAAAGCCCTATTTCAATGTGAACATGCTTATGTGCAACCTCATTCAGGAGCAGATTCTAATCTTGTGGCTTTTTGGGCGATTTTGGTAGAGCGTATCCAAAATAAGCAAGTAGAGAAGTTAGGCAAAAAAAATATCAATGATCTTTCTAATGAGGAGTACGAGCAAGTACGTCAGCTCCTTGTGAATCAAAAAGTGTTGGGGATGTCTCTTAACTCCGGAGGGCACCTAACCCATGGGTATCGGTATAATATTTCTGCTAAAATGATGCAGGCTTTTTGCTATGAAGTAGATCCTAATACCTATTTATTGGATTATAAAAAAATTAGTGAGATTGCAAAACGGGAAAAACCTGCTATTTTGATCGCTGGCTATTCAGCTTACTCACGGAAAATTAACTTTGCTAAAATGCGTGAAATAGCAGATAGCGTAGGAGCTGTTTTGCTTGTGGATATGGCACATTTTGCAGGTCTTGTTGCTGGAAAGGTGATGGTGGGAGAATATAACCCTATACCTTATGCACAGATCATCACTTCCACAACCCATAAAACCCTAAGAGGGCCTAGAGGGGGGATAATCCTTTGTCAAAAAGAGTTTAGAGAAGTGGTTGATAAGGGTTGTCCGATTACTTTAGGAGGGCCACTTCCTCACGTCATTGCCGCCAAAGCCGTTGCTTTTAAAGAGGCAAATACACCCTCTTTTTGCGTCTATGCAGAACAAGTAGTAAAAAATGCTCAAGCGTTAGCAAACAAATTAATGCATCATGGGGTTCATGTTCTTACTGGAGGAACAGAAAACCACCTGATGGTTTTTGAGGTTCCCTCTTCTTTTGGTTTGACTGGATTACAAGCTGAAAATGCTCTTAGACAGGCGCATTTTACAGTGAATCGCAACAGCATACCTTTTGATAAAAATGGGCCTTGGTTTACTTCAGGTATACGTATAGGAACAGCTGCTTTAACTACTTTGGGAATGAAAGAGCAAGAGATGATACAAATTGCAGATTGGATTTATCTATTGCTTAAACATACAAAACCTGCTAAAGCAGAAAAAGGAAATAGCCGTTCTTTAGTAGAAATTGACTCTTCTATTCTCAAGGAGATTCAAAAACACATAAGTATTTTATTAAAACGGTTCCCTCTATATCCAGATTTGATCTTTGATTGAAAAAAAAGGATGTAACCCTAGATAATGTTTTTGCCAGATGCTAAAAATGAGACTGAAAAAAATGAGGTATTTATGTCGTTAGTGAGCCAAAGGCAAGAAGCGAATCAGAAATTCCCTTTAGGATCGCTCGATGATAAGATTGATGAAGTACTGCTTAAATCCAGAAGAATTTTCTTTTGTGATGCTGTAGATAGCAGTACTGCTCGTAATGCAATTCGCAAATTATGGTACTTGGAGTTAATGAATCCAGGTAAGCCTATTTTATTTATTATTAATTCACCGGGTGGATCAGTTGATGCGGGTTTTGCTGTTTGGGATCAGGTTAAGATGATCACTTCACCTGTGACAACGCTTGTTACAGGGATTGCTGCTTCTATGGGTTCTGTTTTAAGTCTATGTGCTGCTCCCGGAAAGCGTTTTGCAACCCCCCATTCCCGTTT
This is a stretch of genomic DNA from Candidatus Rhabdochlamydia oedothoracis. It encodes these proteins:
- a CDS encoding glycine hydroxymethyltransferase — translated: MSYLENYFNRVPHELRKSSAIAFMAAFDHLKTNNPFIVEKMIQELQDQRCFLKLIASENYCSESVQLSMGNWLTDKYAEGYPYHRFYAGCDNIDAIEAACVNEAKALFQCEHAYVQPHSGADSNLVAFWAILVERIQNKQVEKLGKKNINDLSNEEYEQVRQLLVNQKVLGMSLNSGGHLTHGYRYNISAKMMQAFCYEVDPNTYLLDYKKISEIAKREKPAILIAGYSAYSRKINFAKMREIADSVGAVLLVDMAHFAGLVAGKVMVGEYNPIPYAQIITSTTHKTLRGPRGGIILCQKEFREVVDKGCPITLGGPLPHVIAAKAVAFKEANTPSFCVYAEQVVKNAQALANKLMHHGVHVLTGGTENHLMVFEVPSSFGLTGLQAENALRQAHFTVNRNSIPFDKNGPWFTSGIRIGTAALTTLGMKEQEMIQIADWIYLLLKHTKPAKAEKGNSRSLVEIDSSILKEIQKHISILLKRFPLYPDLIFD
- a CDS encoding ATP-dependent Clp protease proteolytic subunit — its product is MSLVSQRQEANQKFPLGSLDDKIDEVLLKSRRIFFCDAVDSSTARNAIRKLWYLELMNPGKPILFIINSPGGSVDAGFAVWDQVKMITSPVTTLVTGIAASMGSVLSLCAAPGKRFATPHSRFMIHQPSIHSVIRGQATDLEIQAREILKTRKGIVDIYVEATRKQAEEIDKALDRDMWMSADEALEFGLLDKVVSSYQDLEA